A portion of the Lolium rigidum isolate FL_2022 chromosome 1, APGP_CSIRO_Lrig_0.1, whole genome shotgun sequence genome contains these proteins:
- the LOC124684955 gene encoding dihydrolipoyllysine-residue acetyltransferase component 3 of pyruvate dehydrogenase complex, mitochondrial-like isoform X2, giving the protein MALLLRHSRKLQRVRGVLDYERGSIARHFSASACSTTVKEDGVSSSSVHGDYGKKVGSSSIFHERLSGKGPTSKVSPREARGSYISKRMQISATGSNSLFSCGQVVSARQFSSGADLPAHEEIGMPSLSPTMTEGNIARWVKKEGDKVSPGEVLCEVETDKATVEMECMEEGYLAKIVCGDGAKEIKVGEVICITVEEEGDIEKFKDYKASSSASAAPPAESKPQSEAPEPKEEKKEMSKAPEPKATKTEESGDRLFSSPVARKLAEDNNVPLSSLKASVAKDTKKEASAAPGLGYVDLPNTQIRKVTANRLLQSKQTIPHYYLTVDSRVDKLIKLRSELNPLQDASGGKKISINDLVIKAAALALRKVPACNSSWMNDFIRQYHNVNINVAVQTEHGLFVPVVRDADKKGLATIADEVKQLALRARDNSLKPSEYEGGTFTVSNLGGPFGIKQFCAIVNPPQSAILAIGSAEKRVIPGAEGQFEVGSFMSATLSCDHRVIDGAIGAEWLKAFKGYIENPTTMLL; this is encoded by the exons atggcgctcctcctccgtcaCTCCCGCAAG TTGCAAAGGGTGCGCGGTGTCCTGGATTACGAGCGTGGGAGCATCGCTAGGCACTTCTCTGCCAGTGCCTGCTCCACTACTGTGAAGGAAGATG GTGTCTCAAGTTCTAGTGTTCATGGGGACTATGGGAAAAAAGTTGGAAGCTCGAGCATTTTCCACGAGAGGTTGTCTGGAAAAGGGCCTACCTCTAAG GTATCTCcacgagaagcaagaggaagctaCATCTCGAAGAGAATGCAAATTTCTGCTACTGGATCCAATAGTTTGTTCTCATG TGGGCAGGTAGTTTCGGCAAGGCAATTTTCAAGTGGTGCAG ATTTGCCAGCGCATGAAGAAATCGGGATGCCTTCTCTGTCACCTACTATGACTGAG GGAAATATTGCAAGGTGGGTGAAGAAGGAGGGAGACAAAGTTTCACCTGGTGAAGTTCTTTGCGAAGTGGAAACC GATAAAGCTACTGTGGAGATGGAATGCATGGAGGAAGGTTATCTTGCTAAGATTGTTTGTGGAGATGGCGCAAAAGAGATCAAAGTTGGCGAG GTTATTTGCATAACTGTGGAAGAGGAGGGGGACATTGAGAAATTTAAGGACTACAAGGCTTCATCTTCTGCTTCAGCTGCACCTCCAGCTGAATCGAAGCCCCAATCTGAGGCCCCAGAACCAAAAGAGGAGAAGAAAGAGATGTCCAAGGCTCCCGAGCCAAAGGCTACAAAGACTGAAGAGTCAGGGGATCGCTTATTCTCCAGTCCTGTTGCTAGAAAGTTGGCAGAAGACAACAAC GTACCACTTTCAAGCTTAAAAG CCTCTGTAGCCAAGGATACGAAGAAGGAAGCTTCAGCAGCTCCAGGACTAGGCTATGTGGATCTTCCAAATACACAAATAAGGAAG GTTACTGCAAACCGCTTGCTGCAATCTAAGCAAACCATCCCTCACTACTATCTGACAGTTGATAGTCGAGTTGACAAACTTATTAA ATTGCGGAGCGAGTTGAACCCTCTGCAGGATGCCTCTGGTGGGAAGAAGATATCTATAAACGACCTTGTTATTAAG GCTGCAGCATTGGCTCTTCGGAAGGTTCCCGCGTGTAACAGTTCCTGGATGAACGATTTTATTCGCCA GTATCACAATGTCAACATTAATGTTGCTGTACAAACTGAGCATGGTTTGTTTGTTCCAGTAGTTAGG GACGCAGACAAGAAAGGCTTGGCTACTATTGCCGATGAGGTGAAGCAGTTGGCTCTAAGAGCAAGGGATAACAGTCTAAAACCATCAGAATACGAG GGTGGCACTTTCACCGTCTCAAATTTGGGAGGCCCTTTCGGAATTAAGCAATTCTGTGCCATCGTAAATCCTCCCCAATCAGCAATTTTGGCGATTGGCTCTG CTGAGAAGAGGGTGATCCCTGGAGCTGAGGGTCAGTTCGAAGTCGGTTCTTTCATGTCAGCCACGCTAAGCTGCGACCACCGGGTCATTGATG GCGCCATCGGTGCGGAATGGCTGAAGGCATTCAAGGGCTACATCGAGAACCCGACTACCATGCTGCTGTAG
- the LOC124684955 gene encoding dihydrolipoyllysine-residue acetyltransferase component 3 of pyruvate dehydrogenase complex, mitochondrial-like isoform X1, with amino-acid sequence MALLLRHSRKLQRVRGVLDYERGSIARHFSASACSTTVKEDGVSSSSVHGDYGKKVGSSSIFHERLSGKGPTSKVSPREARGSYISKRMQISATGSNSLFSCGQVVSARQFSSGADLPAHEEIGMPSLSPTMTEGNIARWVKKEGDKVSPGEVLCEVETDKATVEMECMEEGYLAKIVCGDGAKEIKVGEVICITVEEEGDIEKFKDYKASSSASAAPPAESKPQSEAPEPKEEKKEMSKAPEPKATKTEESGDRLFSSPVARKLAEDNNVPLSSLKGTGPDGRILKADIEDYLSSVAKDTKKEASAAPGLGYVDLPNTQIRKVTANRLLQSKQTIPHYYLTVDSRVDKLIKLRSELNPLQDASGGKKISINDLVIKAAALALRKVPACNSSWMNDFIRQYHNVNINVAVQTEHGLFVPVVRDADKKGLATIADEVKQLALRARDNSLKPSEYEGGTFTVSNLGGPFGIKQFCAIVNPPQSAILAIGSAEKRVIPGAEGQFEVGSFMSATLSCDHRVIDGAIGAEWLKAFKGYIENPTTMLL; translated from the exons atggcgctcctcctccgtcaCTCCCGCAAG TTGCAAAGGGTGCGCGGTGTCCTGGATTACGAGCGTGGGAGCATCGCTAGGCACTTCTCTGCCAGTGCCTGCTCCACTACTGTGAAGGAAGATG GTGTCTCAAGTTCTAGTGTTCATGGGGACTATGGGAAAAAAGTTGGAAGCTCGAGCATTTTCCACGAGAGGTTGTCTGGAAAAGGGCCTACCTCTAAG GTATCTCcacgagaagcaagaggaagctaCATCTCGAAGAGAATGCAAATTTCTGCTACTGGATCCAATAGTTTGTTCTCATG TGGGCAGGTAGTTTCGGCAAGGCAATTTTCAAGTGGTGCAG ATTTGCCAGCGCATGAAGAAATCGGGATGCCTTCTCTGTCACCTACTATGACTGAG GGAAATATTGCAAGGTGGGTGAAGAAGGAGGGAGACAAAGTTTCACCTGGTGAAGTTCTTTGCGAAGTGGAAACC GATAAAGCTACTGTGGAGATGGAATGCATGGAGGAAGGTTATCTTGCTAAGATTGTTTGTGGAGATGGCGCAAAAGAGATCAAAGTTGGCGAG GTTATTTGCATAACTGTGGAAGAGGAGGGGGACATTGAGAAATTTAAGGACTACAAGGCTTCATCTTCTGCTTCAGCTGCACCTCCAGCTGAATCGAAGCCCCAATCTGAGGCCCCAGAACCAAAAGAGGAGAAGAAAGAGATGTCCAAGGCTCCCGAGCCAAAGGCTACAAAGACTGAAGAGTCAGGGGATCGCTTATTCTCCAGTCCTGTTGCTAGAAAGTTGGCAGAAGACAACAAC GTACCACTTTCAAGCTTAAAAGGTACTGGTCCAGATGGGCGTATTTTGAAGGCAGACATTGAGGATTACTTGT CCTCTGTAGCCAAGGATACGAAGAAGGAAGCTTCAGCAGCTCCAGGACTAGGCTATGTGGATCTTCCAAATACACAAATAAGGAAG GTTACTGCAAACCGCTTGCTGCAATCTAAGCAAACCATCCCTCACTACTATCTGACAGTTGATAGTCGAGTTGACAAACTTATTAA ATTGCGGAGCGAGTTGAACCCTCTGCAGGATGCCTCTGGTGGGAAGAAGATATCTATAAACGACCTTGTTATTAAG GCTGCAGCATTGGCTCTTCGGAAGGTTCCCGCGTGTAACAGTTCCTGGATGAACGATTTTATTCGCCA GTATCACAATGTCAACATTAATGTTGCTGTACAAACTGAGCATGGTTTGTTTGTTCCAGTAGTTAGG GACGCAGACAAGAAAGGCTTGGCTACTATTGCCGATGAGGTGAAGCAGTTGGCTCTAAGAGCAAGGGATAACAGTCTAAAACCATCAGAATACGAG GGTGGCACTTTCACCGTCTCAAATTTGGGAGGCCCTTTCGGAATTAAGCAATTCTGTGCCATCGTAAATCCTCCCCAATCAGCAATTTTGGCGATTGGCTCTG CTGAGAAGAGGGTGATCCCTGGAGCTGAGGGTCAGTTCGAAGTCGGTTCTTTCATGTCAGCCACGCTAAGCTGCGACCACCGGGTCATTGATG GCGCCATCGGTGCGGAATGGCTGAAGGCATTCAAGGGCTACATCGAGAACCCGACTACCATGCTGCTGTAG
- the LOC124667805 gene encoding septum site-determining protein minD homolog, chloroplastic produces MAFAPRLLLPTRPPAPAAASARHNGGRTAPELSGPTPRVVVVTSGKGGVGKTTTTANLAASLARLNFPVVAIDADAGLRNLDLLLGLENRVHLTAADVLAGDCRLDQALIRHRSLQGLHLLCLSKPRSKLPLAFGSKTLTWVADALRRSATPPAFILIDCPAGVDAGFVTAIAPAEEAVLVTTPDITALRDADRVAGLLECDGIKDIKIIVNRVRPDLVRGEDMMSALDVQEMLGLPLLGVVPEDSEVIRSTNRGMPLVLTDPPTPAGLALERATWRLVERDAMTAVMVEEQERPKKKSGFFFSLFGG; encoded by the exons ATGGCGTTCGCGCCGCGGCTCCTCCTCCCCACTCGCCcccccgcgccggcggcggcctccgcGCGGCACAACGGCGGGCGCACGGCGCCGGAGCTGTCGGGCCCGACCCCGCGGGTGGTGGTGGTGACCTCGGGCAAGGGCGGCGTGGGGAAGACCACCAccacggccaacctcgccgcctcCCTCGCGCGGCTCAACTTCCCCGTGGTGGCGATCGACGCCGACGCGGGCCTCCGCAACCTCGACCTGCTGCTGGGGCTCGAGAACCGCGTCCACCTCACCGCCGCCGACGTGCTCGCCGGCGACTGCCGCCTCGACCAGGCCCTCATCCGCCACCGCTCCCTCCAGGGCCTCCACCTGCTCTGCCTCTCCAAGCCGCGCTCCAAGCTGCCCCTCGCCTTCGGCTCCAAGACCCTCACCTGGGTCGCCGACGCGCTACGCCGATCCGCCACCCCGCCCGCCTTCATCCTCATCGACTGCCCCGCCG GTGTTGATGCCGGGTTTGTCACTGCCATTGCCCCAGCAGAAGAGGCGGTGCTCGTGACCACACCTGACATCACGGCCCTCCGCGATGCTGACCGAGTCGCGGGGCTGCTGGAGTGCGATGGCATCAAGGACATCAAGATCATCGTGAACCGGGTGCGTCCCGACCTGGTGAGGGGGGAGGACATGATGTCTGCACTCGACGTGCAGGAGATGCTAGGCCTGCCCCTGCTGGGTGTGGTGCCGGAGGACTCGGAGGTGATCCGCAGCACGAACCGTGGCATGCCGCTTGTGCTGACGGACCCGCCCACGCCGGCGGGCCTCGCCCTGGAGCGGGCTACATGGCGGCTGGTGGAGCGGGACGCGATGACAGCAGTCATGGTCGAGGAGCAGGAGCGGCCCAAGAAGAAGAGcggcttcttcttctcgctctttGGTGGGTGA